The following are from one region of the Lepeophtheirus salmonis chromosome 8, UVic_Lsal_1.4, whole genome shotgun sequence genome:
- the Polr2E gene encoding DNA-directed RNA polymerases I, II, and III subunit RPABC1 translates to MDDDAETYKLWKVRKTVMCLCHDRGYLVTQDELDQTIEQFKIQFGDKPSEKQPSRNDLTILVAHNDDPTDQMFVFFPEDPKIGIKHIRTYCKRMQEENITRAIIVVQAGMTPSAKQSLMDMAPKYILEQFLESELLINLTEHDLVPEHVVMTPEEKKELLKKYKLKENQLMRIQAGDPVARYYGLKRGQVVKIIRPSETAGRYISYRLVV, encoded by the exons ATGGATGATGATGCTGAGACCTACAAATTATGGAAAGTGAGGAAAACGGTGATGTGCCTATGTCACGATCGTGGATATCTC GTAACTCAAGACGAGTTGGACCAGACCATTGAAcagttcaaaattcaatttggaGATAAACCTTCCGAGAAGCAGCCCTCACGTAACGACCTCACCATTTTAGTGGCTCACAATGACGATCCTACAGAccaaatgtttgttttctttccTGAGGATCCCAAAATCGGCATCAAACACATTCGAACTTACTGCAAACGAATGCAAGAGGAAAACATCACTCGTGCCATCATTGTTGTCCAGGCAGGTATGACGCCCTCTGCCAAACAGAGTCTCATGGACATGGCACCTAAATATATCCTCGAGCAGTTTCTAGAGTCTGAGCTGCTCATTAATCTCACTGAGCACGATCTCGTACCCGAACATGTTGTCATGACACcggaggaaaaaaaagaacttcttAAGAAATATAAGCTCAAAGAGAATCAATTAATGCGGATTCAAGCAGGTGATCCAGTGGCTCGATACTATGGTCTTAAAAGAGGACAGGTCGTTAAAATTATTCGACCTTCTGAGACGGCTGGGAGATATATTTCTTATAGACTCGTCgtttaa
- the PpV gene encoding serine/threonine-protein phosphatase 6 catalytic subunit, whose product MSDPDTWIELTSQCKYLTENDLKKLCNMVCDLLMEESNIQPVSSPVTVCGDIHGQFYDLEELFNTGGPIPDTNYIFLGDFVDRGHYSLETFTRLLALKVKWPDRITLLRGNHESRQITQVYGFYDECQTKYGNNNAWQYCCKVFDLLTIAALIDEQIFCVHGGLSPFVPTLDQIRLIKRDQEIPHKGAFCDLVWSDPENLNYWAVSPRGAGWLFGKSVTDEFMENNNLKLICRAHQLVQEGYKYMFDEKLITVWSAPNYCYRCGNVASILKVSDVDTRDPVIFSAVPDMNRVTPSNVTIPYFL is encoded by the exons aTGTCTGATCCGGACACTTGGATTGAGCTCACAAGTCAATGCAAATACCTCACTGAGAATGATCTTAAG AAATTATGCAACATGGTATGTGATTTACTTATGGAGGAGTCGAATATACAGCCCGTTTCTTCTCCTGTCACTGTCTGCGGAGATATTCACGGACAG ttttatgaCCTAGAAGAGCTCTTTAACACCGGAGGACCCATTCCTGacacaaattacatttttttaggggATTTCGTGGATCGTGGTCATTATTCTCTTGAAACATTTACTCGTCTACTCGCCCTCAAAGTGAAGTGGCCTGATCGTATTACACTTCTTAGGGGCAATCACGAGTCAAGGCAAATCACTCAAGTCTATGGTTTCTATG ATGAATGTCAAACCAAATATGGAAACAATAACGCCTGGCAGTATTGCTGTAAAGTCTTTGACTTGCTCACTATCGCTGCTTTGATTGACGAACAAATATTTTGCGTTCACGGAGGTCTCTCTCCTTTCGTACCCACACTTGATCAAATTCGCCTAATAAAGCGTGATCAAGAAATTCCGCATAAAGGAGCATTCTGTGATTTAGTCTGGTCTGATCCAGAAAATCTTAATTATTGGGCCGTGAGTCCCCGTGGCGCGGGCTGGCTTTTTGGAAAGAGTGTGACGGACGAATTTATGGAGAATAACAACTTGAAGCTCATTTGTCGAGCTCATCAACTCGTTCAAGAAG GTTACAAGTACATGTTTGATGAGAAATTAATAACAGTATGGAGTGCACCCAACTACTGCTATCGCTGTGGAAACGTTGCATCTATTCTTAAAGTCAGTGATGTAGATACGAGAGATCCCGTTATTTTTTCTGCAGTTCCTGATATGAATAGAGTCACTCCGTCCAACGTCACGATTCcatattttctatga